From one Acidiferrobacteraceae bacterium genomic stretch:
- a CDS encoding rhodanese-like domain-containing protein: protein MKKTKVSTVIIMLGAVFGIALSSTAFADDPPDGNRYFSLPRYYKSEISVSDTYLAMTNHRHQKNEAKPVLIDVRTLREYASGHPIGAYNVPFPHIITKNDQDPLTLYWEVYRIVHGRRDTPIFTLCRTGHRSVLAGNILADPESNDATKGQGLQPFTNVRNIWEGFVGQPKYAFDTGTDHIHLFKLKTDGSATTYKLENGKLVDPETGVPVTADFDGPVQLDLNNDGVINSDTADVYTQTKDANPDKDGWRNFAGLPWTTHIQEPLAYERAPSLYDALNLTPVQ from the coding sequence ATGAAAAAGACAAAAGTCAGTACCGTTATCATAATGCTGGGCGCGGTTTTTGGTATCGCCCTTTCTTCCACCGCCTTTGCCGATGACCCCCCCGACGGCAACCGCTACTTCAGTTTGCCCCGCTACTACAAGTCCGAGATTAGTGTGTCCGACACCTATCTGGCCATGACTAACCACAGGCACCAGAAGAACGAGGCCAAGCCGGTGTTAATCGACGTTCGCACTTTGCGGGAATACGCATCCGGTCACCCGATAGGTGCGTACAACGTGCCATTCCCCCACATCATCACAAAGAACGATCAGGATCCTTTGACGCTCTATTGGGAGGTCTACAGAATCGTTCATGGCAGAAGGGACACACCCATCTTCACCCTGTGTCGCACCGGACATCGCAGTGTACTGGCCGGCAATATCCTGGCCGATCCGGAGTCCAACGACGCTACCAAAGGTCAAGGCCTGCAACCATTCACCAACGTGCGAAACATCTGGGAGGGTTTTGTCGGACAGCCCAAGTATGCCTTCGACACCGGTACTGACCACATCCACCTGTTCAAATTGAAAACGGACGGCAGTGCTACAACGTACAAGTTGGAGAATGGCAAGCTAGTGGATCCAGAGACCGGGGTGCCTGTAACGGCTGATTTTGACGGCCCGGTTCAGCTCGACTTAAACAACGATGGCGTCATCAATTCGGACACTGCTGACGTTTACACCCAAACCAAGGACGCCAATCCGGACAAAGACGGCTGGCGTAACTTCGCGGGCCTACCCTGGACTACACACATTCAAGAGCCACTTGCCTATGAGCGTGCCCCGAGCCTATACGACGCGCTGAACCTGACGCCCGTTCAATAG